A part of Gammaproteobacteria bacterium genomic DNA contains:
- the flgJ gene encoding flagellar assembly peptidoglycan hydrolase FlgJ, giving the protein MTTSLDSTFYADPQGLAQLRAQARAGGTEQSPETLRAVAGQFEALFVQMMLKNMRAASLGDGAFDSEQSRFYQGMFDQQIAVELSQGQGLGLADVLVRQLGGAAVADNPTQSNADPFASRVAPRRPSTTPTPEAHGVQGSKATRPTLATRDTHTGQDWRPASREAFVAELWPHAEQAAQRLGVDPRAIIAQAALETGWGQQIVQHPDGRSSHNLFGIKADGRWSGPQAGARTLEFRDGTLQREQASFRAYASPAESIADYAEFIATNPRYRDALTAGDAARYLGELQQAGYATDPDYAAKIMRIFSQDDFQAAVGAAQSHTASAAKPAEAVVTLNTQASPPTFLESADTAAARGGEF; this is encoded by the coding sequence ATGACCACAAGCCTCGACTCGACCTTCTACGCCGATCCGCAGGGCCTGGCGCAACTGCGCGCCCAGGCCCGCGCCGGGGGCACCGAGCAGTCGCCGGAGACCTTGCGCGCGGTCGCCGGGCAGTTCGAGGCGCTGTTCGTGCAGATGATGCTGAAGAATATGCGTGCCGCGAGCCTCGGCGACGGGGCCTTCGACAGCGAGCAGAGCCGGTTCTATCAGGGCATGTTCGATCAGCAGATCGCCGTGGAGCTCTCCCAGGGCCAGGGCCTGGGTCTGGCCGACGTGCTCGTGCGCCAGCTTGGCGGTGCCGCTGTGGCTGACAATCCTACCCAGTCGAATGCCGATCCCTTTGCCAGTCGGGTGGCGCCGCGGCGGCCATCAACGACGCCGACCCCTGAGGCTCATGGGGTTCAGGGGTCGAAGGCGACTCGACCCACCCTTGCCACCCGGGACACGCACACCGGACAGGACTGGCGGCCGGCCTCGCGCGAGGCGTTCGTTGCCGAGTTGTGGCCGCACGCCGAGCAGGCCGCGCAGCGCCTCGGTGTGGACCCGCGCGCCATCATCGCGCAGGCGGCGCTGGAGACCGGCTGGGGACAGCAGATCGTGCAGCACCCCGATGGCCGCAGCAGCCACAACCTGTTCGGGATCAAGGCCGACGGCCGCTGGTCGGGGCCGCAGGCCGGGGCGCGGACACTGGAATTCCGCGACGGCACACTGCAGCGCGAGCAGGCCAGCTTCCGCGCCTATGCCTCGCCGGCGGAGAGCATCGCGGACTATGCCGAGTTCATCGCCACCAATCCACGCTACCGGGACGCCCTGACGGCCGGTGATGCGGCCCGCTATCTGGGGGAATTGCAGCAGGCCGGCTATGCGACCGATCCGGACTATGCTGCCAAGATCATGCGTATCTTCAGCCAGGACGATTTCCAGGCGGCAGTGGGGGCAGCTCAATCTCACACCGCGTCGGCCGCTAAGCCCGCGGAGGCGGTTGTCACGCTCAATACCCAGGCATCCCCCCCGACATTCCTGGAATCTGCTGACACCGCGGCAGCCCGCGGCGGAGAGTTCTGA